From Euwallacea similis isolate ESF13 chromosome 6, ESF131.1, whole genome shotgun sequence:
CCCAAGAACAACCCTTTAACAAGCAAGTACCTCACTTATTACAGCCAAGGATAACGCCACTGCTATAGCAAATCTTGGAGGGGTGCAAGCTGCCAAACCCAAACCCATCGAAAGATGAGACCATCCTGGTATTGGCGATGCCGAATTTTTACCTCGTTGCATTGCTGCTGGATGTTCTCCTGAAAGAGATTTCCATAGTCAAGAACGGAAAACACATATTGCTAGATAATTCGATTAGCAATGAATGGTACTGCAGACCAATCTCAAGTCAGATGATATTGTTTAAGATACaacacaaataaaaacttaagtACAAATCTAGTTACTAAGTCGtcgaacaaaaattaaatttttcctcttAAGTAGATTGATTTTGATCCCCTGAATAGAGAGATCTTATAACCCCGTTTTTTTAGATTGAGACGGTATTTTTGCACACAAATCTCCAAGATATCAGTGGTACAAATTATCTCTAACACTACAAtgtatcaatattttattatttaaactttagAATATCTAAGTTATATAAAGCACGATtcttaaaaaagaataaaactcaattttgGGTTTTAAATCAGATTGTTTACATTATACTGAAAATACATAAGAGAGTAGGTGGAATGGAAGCTTTATATTTGATAcccatttcaaatttatttatagaatCCGACTGaatcttatttgaaaactagaATTGGAGTTTCTAACTTAAATTTACAGACTATatatcttgaatttttaagccTAGTTCTCCAGTTTTTTCACATGAAACAATAAGTCTTGATTCTGagttattgatttttatttttaccacttttttaaaaagaatttacaCATAGTAGAGGATAGGGAAATGCATATAGCAAAGTagcaaaaatggaaaatttacatttatattcATACCAACTAAAATTGATATGTAATCCATAAGAAGGTTATTTCTATTTTCAGGTTTCGAAACTGTAAATTCTCAATAGTTTGTTATTCAACCTTCTGAATTTATAATTGCAATAAATCGcgtttctcaaaaaagtgttaGTTATTATTCCAAAATGAtcctttataatttaaattttcgtttttttaaaggaatttaaacATGCTTTTAAAGAAAGGCATTGAACTTACATCGAGTGCCACggtcaatttttcattattttaagatCCATCAAGTACGATCCTAACTTTCAAGGATCACACTCGAGAATATCATCTAACATTTTTCACGAATTAAGCTCgaatatatcaattttgatCATAAAACTGGCTAAGTTCAGTGACGTAATTCGATTTTGAGagttttatgaatttttaagcaTCAAGTGTGCACTTTTCTACGCtggatttttattgatttcgAAATTTGTCCATTATGATCCTGCCTTTCAAgattaaaattcgaaactaTTAGCTTTCATAGGACCTTACAAATGTTCAAGAAGTTTTAAAGCATTGAGTTTCCAAGTCAGTTCTCACTTagtttttaatctttttgaaCATCCTCCAGCGTGATCCTGATTTTGAAGAAGCAAACTTGACAATCACGGTTTTCAAGAGTCCAAAGTTTTGATTGTAGTTTTTCATCCGAAGAGCTAATGGAAAatcgatgtttttttttaaaacagagGAAATTAGTGTATTTCTAATTTGGACATAAAGGGCAGAATCTACTTATTTTATCCTTTTTCAAgtataacttttaattttaattgatttggTGAAATATCTACATTTTAGTTCTCTTTTAAAAGTAGTTGAAGAAGGTTACTAACAtagacttttaaaaatattctcttgtTATATTTATGAATTAGTTTGGATTAGTGGGCATGGTTTCAAAACTATTgatgtttttttgtaatttcatgaattttctttcaattgtAATTTTCGGTCTGTAACATTTCCTAATCagacttttcaaaataactatattttctgaaaatatggGGGCTAGAAATCTAGAAAGATCTACAATCCTTAGAAATTAtcagaaaaacatattttctaagTACTATAATAAGTTTAAATCAAGTGATTTGCATTATATATTAACCCTGATTAAGTTAATTGCTGTACTAAAGCAATTGGAGAATATTTCAAGGTTACCGGTCCTgtgaaaattttcaggaaaatttaaaacatttgagGTGCTATTTTTCACTTATGTCTACCGACTGGAATCCTATCTTGTTGCTAAGTAACTCAATTACAGTTCTGAAGGAACtctctttggaaattttcagttagtagaaaacttattttaaaaaagtttgaaaactcCTGTCCTGCATCAGTTTGATATCATCTAATGGATTTCATTGCAAGTGTTTTAAACTTTCAGGAGAAAGAGCCTTGAGGTTTGATAACATTATAGTAAATCActaaattaacataaattgtgaaaaataaacatgattGGTTTCCAATTACAATTATTGAACATAGTGTTTTAAACCACCTCTTGTGTGAAACATGCCGAACGCTCATCCAGCCGCAttgatttcattaatttaatttaggttGTAAGCATTTACAAATATCATTTTAGGTCCAGTTAACAGGACcgccattttatttaatgaatgCAATACGTGTTTGCGGAGTCGTTATTGTTAACGGTTTAACCGGGGCATATCCATATAGATAAAATGCTTAAGTATCGTGAAGCTGTAAACAATCTCTCGTCTGCTAGTGGCACCAAACACAGGGAACGAATATCGGAAATCCACGCTCTTAAAATATGCGAATAAAGATTTATATAACTATAAAATAGGAAACTGGGACACAAGGGGTGCAGGATATTAAAACGGCTTCGAAAATATGGACGCAAATAAAACTAGAATTCATTTGCGCTGAAACAccatgaaataataataaagcgtctctttgaaaataattcggGCAATGAAACTCGGGTCGAACGTTCACAAAATCAAATAGTTTCCCTTCCAATGATGGATTTTGTCCCGTTATTATTATCTATTTGAAGATCAGAAATATCCGTTAAAAttggttttgtttttgttctaCTACGTTATCAGTTGCAAAGACGAAATTTCTCTTCAATCTACGtagcttaaaatatttttaatttccctaCATCTTTCGGCTACTTTTGGTGCACAACACGAACTTTCCACATTTCGCTAATAAGGCACGTAGTTTAGGATATCTTGCTTGCAAGTGATAGCTGACCCAGACTAAAACTGCTAAAAATATCTGAATAAAAGCATTTTAGTTTTAGAGGTAGCAACTTTATCTAGGGCAATTACAATTTCTGAACAATAGggttgaaaaaattatctttacaTGTGAACTAACCGTTACGctaaatttgtcaaaaatcaTGGCACATTCATTTGATAAGTCAATAAAGGTAGCCGCGTTATCGGGGAtctaaagaaattatatgCAGGCAAGTGGCACCTTGGGCTCCACCCTAAAATACGCCTCTGCATTATAACTAGTAGAAAACACGAGAACAAAATTTATGTTCTGACCAATTTGATATTCGGATTAAAGGATAAGGGTTGATTTTTAAGTATATGGTGAGCTCATAAAGTGAAGTCTTGGGCAGTACGGCCGGCAATATTGACTTCGGATAAAATAATTGAGGTTCCTGAAGAcctggaaatatattttagactattttcaaaattattaaaataatattaaaattatcgaAGAAGCTAAAAGAGATAtcagaaagtttttttatttatctgaATTTAAGTTAGAACACTACTAGATATCCTCTTGATACTAGGATGGGCGTTATTCAGAAGGTTGACAGTTTTAACGTAATATAACGTTATGGTAAAATTCCGCTTAGATAGCGGGAAACGCCAACACCATTAGCGTTCCCGTAGGCATTTTAAAAGTGCGCATGCTTAGACGTTAATTAACGTTACAGTATTTTTCTGAAGGCATACTCGAAAACTTTCCAGTACACTCCGTTTATGTAGGTTTATAGAGCTCCTCAAAATGACTactttgatatattttatgcTAATTTAtgcatacatatgtatatcccATAAAGATATCATTCgtcaaaattaatggaaatgcCGCACAAAGTCAATCATAAAATTACCAACTAACCCTTTAACTGATAATATAAAGGAGATATTACGATCTCTCTTGTAAAAGGTAGGCAAGTCTGAATTTTTCTCCAAAACTTACCATTTAAAACATGAAGGAGAACTGATGAGGAATCGAGGTTCGACGGACTGCAAGTGTAGTTCCCAGAATCTTCAGGGTTCGTGTAGTGGATAATGAGGGTGCTCACAGTGGTGTCAGGCCCTTCCCTTTCTGCCCTAATGTCCACCGCGCTTTTATCGTATGTCAACACCCTTTCCCCGTCATGGTACCAAAATATATATGAAGGTTCTTCTAGCGATTGCGTTATTACGCACTTCAGCTGAACGCTACTTCCCATTTTGACGAACATGTCTGGCTTCCCAgtaatttcgatttttggtACTGAAACCAAATCATCATCCAGTTTTTGTCTAATCATCTTAAGATGCAAATACTTACTAACAACATTAAGGGTAATAAAATGGCTCATTTTAGGCTCAGTGCTAACTTGGCACTCGTATTGTCCTGCGTCTCTGGCTTGAACGTATTTGACCTGTAAGGTCCAGGTGTCGGCAGTTTCGACTGGGAAAGCTTGAAATCTATCATCGgcaataaaagtaaatttatctACAGTTAAAATGTGAGCATCTCTTTTCCTGATCCAGGAAACCGACTTGTTGCCCAATTGCTTCACTTTACATGGCAGGTATGCGTGTGTGCCTAATTGGGTTGTGATATTCGTTGGGGCAGTTGAGTCGAAATATGGACCTGTGTATAACCCTGCGTACCTTTTCACTGTGTGAGCTGCTTCGCCTCCTGAGAGCactgaaagaaaataattatatgtaaTAATGTTACCTCTACCTCTAAATAG
This genomic window contains:
- the LOC136409462 gene encoding lachesin-like, giving the protein MMKMSVIIPTKVLSFSTWMVIMLELSTVLSGGEAAHTVKRYAGLYTGPYFDSTAPTNITTQLGTHAYLPCKVKQLGNKSVSWIRKRDAHILTVDKFTFIADDRFQAFPVETADTWTLQVKYVQARDAGQYECQVSTEPKMSHFITLNVVIPKIEITGKPDMFVKMGSSVQLKCVITQSLEEPSYIFWYHDGERVLTYDKSAVDIRAEREGPDTTVSTLIIHYTNPEDSGNYTCSPSNLDSSSVLLHVLNGEHPAAMQRGKNSASPIPGWSHLSMGLGLAACTPPRFAIAVALSLAVISEVLAC